The following coding sequences lie in one Anoplolepis gracilipes chromosome 4, ASM4749672v1, whole genome shotgun sequence genomic window:
- the LOC140665250 gene encoding uncharacterized protein isoform X2, with the protein MSRCSGMLRRHRLPERRIRDAIPLSVLCLLALIAAASAAESTRLPYDKTDSCPVECACLGNLVACSELQLIEAPSGLPPWTEILELKDNNIANLEFDSLLHLTKLKKLDVSANKLGDNFTIALPDVTQLRELKVNKNHLTQVPDLVFAKNITHLTLSHNLITSINGTALLSLQQLQYLDLSGNKISVLQKGSFLAPNRLVHLNLNTNNIGIIENGSFDNLTLLEELRLNKNNLTQLKDLFTNLGKLLKLEVNRNNLQQIHGLSLKSLKNLEELHLKRNRIDMLDDGAFWPLKNLILLHLDFNMLTTVRKGGLFGLEHLQKLSLSHNQISTIEAQAWEICKEILEIDLSHNELTSIDRGSFEYLTKLEKLKLDHNQIAYISDGAFNFTTNLRILELNSNKISYMVEDIGGAFSPLGQLWRLGLAHNRIKSINQNAFIGLTRVIELDLIGNNVTSIQENAFFPMSSLSKLKMNTQALVCDCGLQWLSMWLREHHYSEAELFCGYPHWLQGMSLTQLHHANFTCDEYPKPRIIQEPISQMSIKGNNATLICRATSTADAPLNFIWKHNNVELNEANLQNIGSSESGATEVTSMLHLINVTHANAGKYQCMVTNNYGTTYSAKAILNVLVYPSFSKIPHDIRVNAGSTARLECSAEGQPSPQIAWQKDGGNDFPAARERRMHMMPTDDVLFIINTKMADNGVYSCTAQNLAGVIVANASLTILEAPSFVKPMENKEIMVGRSIVLECMAGGSPRPKLSWRKNGSPLQATERHFFTAEDQLLIIVNTIASDAGNYECEMSNSLGSIIGASYLTVNPAPTSVLNDSEILGLIIITVVCCAVATSVIWVVVIYKTRRRLNLAQDTATSPATTVVLTVPEAQTQLYLDTSSQHSKDSGTGDSTNPSNDQLQLCLPGVVSSSTNNEEEMGTINVNDPLLRYTNHERHASENADSAV; encoded by the exons ATGTCACGGTGTTCGGGAATGCTGAGGCGTCATCGTCTCCCTGAGCGGAGGATACGCGACGCGATCCCACTGTCCGTCCTTTGCCTCCTCGCCCTGATCGCGGCCGCGAGCGCCGCCGAGTCGACGAGATTGCCGTACGACAAGACGGACAGCTGCCCGGTCGAGTGCGCTTGCCTCGGCAATTTGGTCGCCTGCAGCGAACTACAGCTGATCGAGGCACCTAGTGGACTGCCACCATGGACGGAGATCCT agaattaAAGGACAACAACATTGCTAACTTGGAATTTGACTCATTACTTCATTTaacaaaacttaaaaaatt agatGTAAGTGCTAATAAACTCGgagataattttactattgCCTTGCCGGACGTTACACAATTACGCGAACTTAAAGTGAATAAAAATCACTTAACACAAGTGCCAGATCTTGTATTTGCTAAGAATATTACTCATCTTACACT AtcccataatttaattactagtATAAATGGGACTGCATTGCTGAGTTTGCAACAGCTTCAATATCTGGATCTCAGTGGGAATAAAATAAGTGTCCTTCAAAAGGGATCCTTCCTTGCTCCTAATCGACTTGTacattt AAATCTGAATACAAACAACATAGGAATAATTGAAAATGGAAGTTTCGATAATCTAACTTTACTGGAAGAGCTTCGTttaaacaaaaacaatttGACACAGTTGAAGGATCTTTTCACAAATTTGGGAAAATTGCTAAAATT ggAAGTAAACAGAAATAATCTACAACAAATTCATGGATTAAGTTTGAAAAGTTTAAAGAATTTAGAGgaattgcatttaaaaagaaatagaatcgACATGCTGGATGACGGAGCTTTTTGGCcacttaaaaatttgatactaTTGCACCTTGACTTCAATATGCTGACCACTGTGAGAAAGGGTGGCTTGTTTGGATTGGAACATTTGCAAAAGCTTTCTTTGTCACACAATCAAATTTCAACAATTGAAGCTCAAGCGTGGGAGATATGCAAAGAAATATTGGAGAT agACTTGTCACATAACGAGTTGACCTCTATAGACCGAGGTTCATTTGAGTATCTTACAAAACTGGAAAAGCTTAAACTGGACCATAATCAGATAGCATACATCTCAGACGGAGCATTTAATTTTACCACAAATCTTCGCATTCT gGAACttaattcgaataaaatatcCTATATGGTGGAGGACATTGGTGGTGCATTCTCTCCACTCGGTCAGTTGTGGAGACTGGGTTTGGCGCACAACAGAATAAAATCCATAAATCAAAACGCCTTTATTGGTCTGACTCGAGTTATTGAGCTTGATTTAATTGGAAACAATGTTACATCTATTCAGGAAAATGCATTCTTTCCAATGTCCAGTCTGAGTAAACTTAAAATGAATACCC aaGCCTTAGTTTGCGATTGTGGACTTCAATGGCTAAGTATGTGGTTACGAGAACATCATTACAGCGAAGCTGAATTGTTTTGCGGTTATCCACATTGGTTACAGGGCATGTCATTAACTCAGTTACATCATGCAAACTTTACTTGTG ATGAATATCCAAAACCACGGATCATTCAGGAACCAATAAGCCAAATGAGTATCAAAGGAAACAATGCGACATTGATTTGTCGTGCAACCAGCACCGCTGATGCGCCGCTCAATTTTATCTGGAAACATAATAATGTAGAGTTAAACGAAGCGAATCTACAGAACATCGGTTCCTCCGAGAGTGGAGCAACCGAGGTAACATCTATGTTACATCTTATTAATGTAACTCACGCTAATGCGGGGAAATATCAGTGCATGGTGACAAACAATTATGGAACTACATACTCAGCCAAAGCCATACTGAATGTCTTAG tTTATCCGTCGTTCTCCAAAATTCCACATGATATACGAGTAAATGCCGGAAGCACTGCCCGTCTGGAGTGCTCCGCCGAGGGACAACCGTCCCCGCAGATAGCTTGGCAGAAGGACGGTGGAAATGATTTCCCAGCTGCGAGAGAGAGACGTATGCACATGATGCCGACAGACGACgtactatttataataaacaccAAAATGGCCGACAACGGGGTTTATTCGTGTACTGCGCAAAATTTAGCTGGCGTTATTGTTGCAAACGCCAGCCTCACTATATTAg AAGCACCGTCCTTTGTAAAGCCGATGGAGAACAAGGAAATCATGGTAGGTCGTTCGATCGTGCTCGAATGCATGGCCGGCGGCTCGCCACGTCCGAAATTATCGTGGCGAAAGAATGGCAGTCCACTACAAGCAACGGAACGTCACTTCTTCACCGCCGAGGATCAGTTGTTAATTATCGTCAACACAATCGCCAGCGACGCTGGTAATTATGAATGTGAGATGAGTAATTCGTTGGGAAGCATTATCGGCGCGTCGTACCTCACAGTCAATCCAG CTCCGACTTCTGTGCTGAATGACTCCGAAATACTAGGCTTGATAATAATAACCGTTGTGTGTTGCGCTGTTGCCACTTCCGTGATTTGGGTAGTCGTAATTTACAAAACCAGACGTCGTTTAAATCTCGCACAGGACACCGCAACCTCGCCAGCAACGACGGTCGTACTAACTGTACCGGAAGCACAAACGCAACTATATCTGGACACAAGTTCGCAGCACAGTAAGGATAGTGGGACTGGAGACAGCACTAATCCTAGCAACGATCAGCTACAATTGTGCTTACCCg GGGTCGTGAGTAGTTCTACTAATAACGAAGAAGAAATGGGAACGATAAACGTCAATGATCCTCTTTTGCGTTATACGAATCACGAACGACATGCAAGTGAGAATGCCGATAGTGCGGTTTAA
- the LOC140665250 gene encoding uncharacterized protein isoform X1 codes for MSRCSGMLRRHRLPERRIRDAIPLSVLCLLALIAAASAAESTRLPYDKTDSCPVECACLGNLVACSELQLIEAPSGLPPWTEILELKDNNIANLEFDSLLHLTKLKKLDVSANKLGDNFTIALPDVTQLRELKVNKNHLTQVPDLVFAKNITHLTLSHNLITSINGTALLSLQQLQYLDLSGNKISVLQKGSFLAPNRLVHLNLNTNNIGIIENGSFDNLTLLEELRLNKNNLTQLKDLFTNLGKLLKLEVNRNNLQQIHGLSLKSLKNLEELHLKRNRIDMLDDGAFWPLKNLILLHLDFNMLTTVRKGGLFGLEHLQKLSLSHNQISTIEAQAWEICKEILEIDLSHNELTSIDRGSFEYLTKLEKLKLDHNQIAYISDGAFNFTTNLRILELNSNKISYMVEDIGGAFSPLGQLWRLGLAHNRIKSINQNAFIGLTRVIELDLIGNNVTSIQENAFFPMSSLSKLKMNTQALVCDCGLQWLSMWLREHHYSEAELFCGYPHWLQGMSLTQLHHANFTCDEYPKPRIIQEPISQMSIKGNNATLICRATSTADAPLNFIWKHNNVELNEANLQNIGSSESGATEVTSMLHLINVTHANAGKYQCMVTNNYGTTYSAKAILNVLVYPSFSKIPHDIRVNAGSTARLECSAEGQPSPQIAWQKDGGNDFPAARERRMHMMPTDDVLFIINTKMADNGVYSCTAQNLAGVIVANASLTILEAPSFVKPMENKEIMVGRSIVLECMAGGSPRPKLSWRKNGSPLQATERHFFTAEDQLLIIVNTIASDAGNYECEMSNSLGSIIGASYLTVNPAPTSVLNDSEILGLIIITVVCCAVATSVIWVVVIYKTRRRLNLAQDTATSPATTVVLTVPEAQTQLYLDTSSQHSKDSGTGDSTNPSNDQLQLCLPEGVVSSSTNNEEEMGTINVNDPLLRYTNHERHASENADSAV; via the exons ATGTCACGGTGTTCGGGAATGCTGAGGCGTCATCGTCTCCCTGAGCGGAGGATACGCGACGCGATCCCACTGTCCGTCCTTTGCCTCCTCGCCCTGATCGCGGCCGCGAGCGCCGCCGAGTCGACGAGATTGCCGTACGACAAGACGGACAGCTGCCCGGTCGAGTGCGCTTGCCTCGGCAATTTGGTCGCCTGCAGCGAACTACAGCTGATCGAGGCACCTAGTGGACTGCCACCATGGACGGAGATCCT agaattaAAGGACAACAACATTGCTAACTTGGAATTTGACTCATTACTTCATTTaacaaaacttaaaaaatt agatGTAAGTGCTAATAAACTCGgagataattttactattgCCTTGCCGGACGTTACACAATTACGCGAACTTAAAGTGAATAAAAATCACTTAACACAAGTGCCAGATCTTGTATTTGCTAAGAATATTACTCATCTTACACT AtcccataatttaattactagtATAAATGGGACTGCATTGCTGAGTTTGCAACAGCTTCAATATCTGGATCTCAGTGGGAATAAAATAAGTGTCCTTCAAAAGGGATCCTTCCTTGCTCCTAATCGACTTGTacattt AAATCTGAATACAAACAACATAGGAATAATTGAAAATGGAAGTTTCGATAATCTAACTTTACTGGAAGAGCTTCGTttaaacaaaaacaatttGACACAGTTGAAGGATCTTTTCACAAATTTGGGAAAATTGCTAAAATT ggAAGTAAACAGAAATAATCTACAACAAATTCATGGATTAAGTTTGAAAAGTTTAAAGAATTTAGAGgaattgcatttaaaaagaaatagaatcgACATGCTGGATGACGGAGCTTTTTGGCcacttaaaaatttgatactaTTGCACCTTGACTTCAATATGCTGACCACTGTGAGAAAGGGTGGCTTGTTTGGATTGGAACATTTGCAAAAGCTTTCTTTGTCACACAATCAAATTTCAACAATTGAAGCTCAAGCGTGGGAGATATGCAAAGAAATATTGGAGAT agACTTGTCACATAACGAGTTGACCTCTATAGACCGAGGTTCATTTGAGTATCTTACAAAACTGGAAAAGCTTAAACTGGACCATAATCAGATAGCATACATCTCAGACGGAGCATTTAATTTTACCACAAATCTTCGCATTCT gGAACttaattcgaataaaatatcCTATATGGTGGAGGACATTGGTGGTGCATTCTCTCCACTCGGTCAGTTGTGGAGACTGGGTTTGGCGCACAACAGAATAAAATCCATAAATCAAAACGCCTTTATTGGTCTGACTCGAGTTATTGAGCTTGATTTAATTGGAAACAATGTTACATCTATTCAGGAAAATGCATTCTTTCCAATGTCCAGTCTGAGTAAACTTAAAATGAATACCC aaGCCTTAGTTTGCGATTGTGGACTTCAATGGCTAAGTATGTGGTTACGAGAACATCATTACAGCGAAGCTGAATTGTTTTGCGGTTATCCACATTGGTTACAGGGCATGTCATTAACTCAGTTACATCATGCAAACTTTACTTGTG ATGAATATCCAAAACCACGGATCATTCAGGAACCAATAAGCCAAATGAGTATCAAAGGAAACAATGCGACATTGATTTGTCGTGCAACCAGCACCGCTGATGCGCCGCTCAATTTTATCTGGAAACATAATAATGTAGAGTTAAACGAAGCGAATCTACAGAACATCGGTTCCTCCGAGAGTGGAGCAACCGAGGTAACATCTATGTTACATCTTATTAATGTAACTCACGCTAATGCGGGGAAATATCAGTGCATGGTGACAAACAATTATGGAACTACATACTCAGCCAAAGCCATACTGAATGTCTTAG tTTATCCGTCGTTCTCCAAAATTCCACATGATATACGAGTAAATGCCGGAAGCACTGCCCGTCTGGAGTGCTCCGCCGAGGGACAACCGTCCCCGCAGATAGCTTGGCAGAAGGACGGTGGAAATGATTTCCCAGCTGCGAGAGAGAGACGTATGCACATGATGCCGACAGACGACgtactatttataataaacaccAAAATGGCCGACAACGGGGTTTATTCGTGTACTGCGCAAAATTTAGCTGGCGTTATTGTTGCAAACGCCAGCCTCACTATATTAg AAGCACCGTCCTTTGTAAAGCCGATGGAGAACAAGGAAATCATGGTAGGTCGTTCGATCGTGCTCGAATGCATGGCCGGCGGCTCGCCACGTCCGAAATTATCGTGGCGAAAGAATGGCAGTCCACTACAAGCAACGGAACGTCACTTCTTCACCGCCGAGGATCAGTTGTTAATTATCGTCAACACAATCGCCAGCGACGCTGGTAATTATGAATGTGAGATGAGTAATTCGTTGGGAAGCATTATCGGCGCGTCGTACCTCACAGTCAATCCAG CTCCGACTTCTGTGCTGAATGACTCCGAAATACTAGGCTTGATAATAATAACCGTTGTGTGTTGCGCTGTTGCCACTTCCGTGATTTGGGTAGTCGTAATTTACAAAACCAGACGTCGTTTAAATCTCGCACAGGACACCGCAACCTCGCCAGCAACGACGGTCGTACTAACTGTACCGGAAGCACAAACGCAACTATATCTGGACACAAGTTCGCAGCACAGTAAGGATAGTGGGACTGGAGACAGCACTAATCCTAGCAACGATCAGCTACAATTGTGCTTACCCg AAGGGGTCGTGAGTAGTTCTACTAATAACGAAGAAGAAATGGGAACGATAAACGTCAATGATCCTCTTTTGCGTTATACGAATCACGAACGACATGCAAGTGAGAATGCCGATAGTGCGGTTTAA